The following are encoded in a window of Methylicorpusculum oleiharenae genomic DNA:
- a CDS encoding caspase family protein gives MSGTIFLNPAFGFKSPKKQSLMLAMSGLLLFAPGCQTTDPNSPEGMRAMEGYSPAETDKLFIVDCLLPGQVRKLGTQMTYLTARRAIKTTAGECEVRGGEYVAYDRANLASALKIWLPLAQQGDPEAQINVGEIYEKGLGTQSDPRLAAEWYRKAAEKGHSRAQINLGYLYEKGLGVEQNMTTALNWYRKASGLDTGDLQFASVATSQVSSQHEEELEALRQDAARRQFEADQLRKQLTETQSQLKDQQDELESLKNNLELKKKSLNEEINKSSRNESRLKQLEQELKSTQTEFNEKSSQLSSIEKNLKTKEKSIQHHVQSAKVQQKTLIAKAPPAPTASVNRDTDNKLEKSRMELAKKEKLLQAQEKEYQTILKDIKSSLENPSQSSAEPKQREHLSAQKKALQTQGQSIAALKKQITLDQEKIAQLENKQPVLMALAAPNIEILDPPMVLTRGIPSLQLRSIAKTKEITGKVEAPAGLKSFLVNDKPGTIDDLGYFRLQVTAEQTASAVNLVAIDQSGKKSSLSFNVVSQTEGASETSSESDATPSRSDNAYKVDFGHYHALIIGNNDYAEMPTLKTAVNDAKSIDAILRQRYGYKTTLLINANRHKIMSALNTIRNSLKENDNLLIYYAGHGERDKTSLAAYWLPTDAEVDNTANWISSDDITQYLNIISARHILVVADSCYSGAMTGTAIARLPKEMPEAKREKWLKFMTTRKARTVLTSGGVAPVLDQGAQQHSIFARAFIDALQGNSGIIEDYDIFRTVSKQVRVSAARVGFDQSPQYAPLKHAGHEGSPFFFVPKS, from the coding sequence ATGTCAGGCACCATTTTTTTGAACCCAGCATTTGGTTTTAAATCCCCCAAAAAACAAAGCCTCATGCTGGCCATGTCGGGTTTGCTGTTATTCGCACCGGGTTGCCAGACCACCGATCCCAACAGCCCGGAAGGTATGCGAGCCATGGAAGGGTATAGCCCTGCTGAAACCGACAAGTTGTTCATAGTGGATTGTTTGTTACCCGGTCAAGTTAGAAAACTGGGCACACAAATGACTTATCTGACAGCTCGCAGAGCCATCAAAACCACGGCGGGTGAATGTGAAGTTCGGGGCGGTGAATATGTTGCCTATGACCGCGCCAACCTTGCCAGTGCCCTCAAAATATGGCTGCCTCTGGCACAACAAGGTGACCCCGAAGCGCAAATCAATGTCGGAGAAATCTATGAAAAAGGCTTGGGCACACAATCCGATCCCCGTCTGGCCGCAGAATGGTATAGAAAAGCAGCTGAAAAAGGTCACTCCAGAGCTCAAATCAACTTAGGCTATCTTTATGAGAAGGGCTTGGGTGTTGAACAAAACATGACCACAGCGCTCAATTGGTATCGCAAAGCTTCCGGTCTGGACACCGGAGACTTGCAATTTGCTTCGGTTGCCACCTCTCAGGTCAGCTCCCAGCATGAAGAGGAACTGGAAGCCCTGCGCCAAGACGCTGCACGACGTCAATTCGAAGCCGACCAGTTGCGCAAACAACTGACCGAAACCCAGTCACAACTCAAAGATCAGCAAGATGAGCTTGAATCGCTGAAAAATAATCTGGAATTGAAAAAGAAGTCTTTAAACGAGGAAATAAACAAATCATCGCGAAACGAATCCCGTTTGAAACAACTTGAACAGGAATTAAAGTCCACCCAGACCGAGTTCAACGAAAAAAGCAGCCAACTGTCCAGTATTGAAAAAAACCTGAAAACCAAAGAAAAATCCATCCAGCATCACGTTCAGTCGGCTAAAGTTCAACAGAAAACGCTGATTGCAAAAGCCCCGCCGGCTCCCACCGCCTCAGTGAATCGGGATACTGACAATAAGCTGGAAAAATCTCGCATGGAATTGGCCAAAAAAGAAAAGCTGCTCCAGGCTCAGGAAAAAGAGTATCAAACCATTTTAAAAGACATAAAAAGCAGCCTCGAAAACCCGTCCCAATCTTCGGCTGAACCCAAACAGCGAGAACACTTAAGCGCTCAGAAAAAAGCCTTACAAACTCAGGGTCAAAGCATAGCGGCACTCAAAAAACAAATCACGCTGGACCAGGAAAAAATAGCGCAACTCGAAAACAAACAACCCGTATTGATGGCTTTGGCCGCTCCCAATATTGAAATCCTCGATCCACCCATGGTTTTAACGCGGGGAATACCCAGTTTACAACTGAGATCGATTGCCAAAACTAAAGAAATAACCGGCAAAGTTGAAGCGCCTGCCGGCCTTAAATCATTTTTAGTCAATGATAAACCGGGAACAATCGACGATTTGGGTTATTTTCGTCTCCAGGTTACCGCGGAACAAACGGCATCGGCAGTCAACCTTGTCGCAATCGATCAATCCGGAAAAAAAAGCAGCCTTAGTTTTAATGTCGTCAGTCAAACGGAAGGTGCATCTGAAACATCTTCTGAATCGGACGCGACGCCCAGCCGATCCGACAATGCCTATAAAGTCGATTTCGGACATTATCACGCGCTTATCATCGGCAATAACGATTATGCCGAAATGCCCACACTCAAAACGGCCGTCAATGACGCCAAATCGATTGATGCCATCCTTCGTCAACGATACGGCTACAAAACCACCTTACTGATCAATGCCAACCGGCATAAAATTATGAGTGCGTTGAACACGATACGTAACTCATTGAAGGAAAACGACAACCTGTTGATTTATTATGCAGGACATGGCGAACGCGACAAAACAAGCCTGGCCGCTTATTGGCTCCCTACCGACGCGGAAGTCGACAATACTGCCAACTGGATTTCAAGCGACGATATCACGCAATACCTCAACATCATTTCAGCCCGGCATATTCTGGTTGTTGCTGATTCGTGTTATTCAGGCGCGATGACAGGTACCGCTATCGCACGTTTGCCGAAAGAAATGCCGGAAGCCAAACGTGAAAAATGGCTCAAATTCATGACCACCCGAAAAGCGCGAACGGTACTGACATCGGGAGGCGTCGCACCGGTTCTGGACCAAGGCGCACAGCAACATTCTATTTTCGCACGGGCCTTTATAGACGCGTTACAGGGTAATTCCGGAATCATCGAAGATTACGATATTTTCAGAACGGTCTCCAAACAAGTCCGCGTGTCGGCTGCACGGGTCGGTTTTGACCAAAGCCCTCAATACGCGCCGCTCAAGCATGCGGGTCACGAAGGCAGCCCGTTCTTTTTTGTACCGAAATCTTGA
- a CDS encoding alpha/beta fold hydrolase, protein MIKQRLVLVGLHSLFSTTLTIACAAQLSGCATPSEYFAESAKELGIRDELQSSKVFIHRIYQNKTAQQTNDYPELHVYLDGDGTPWENNWLIASDPTARNPLILNLMALDNTPSILLGRPCYYGLNQSQNCSPHLWTSHRYALPLVNSLVEVLHNWLQDKRVHRLVLIGFSGGGALATLMASKIPAVKTLITLSANLDTAAWTKHHGYSQLSESLNPAQQPRLPATISQVHFAAEKDTNVPAAIVRSYANQQPSARFRSIKNYDHTCCWTDQWPELLSEALNP, encoded by the coding sequence TTGATTAAACAACGCTTAGTTTTAGTAGGCCTGCACAGCCTATTTTCTACCACGTTGACGATAGCCTGTGCAGCGCAACTTAGCGGTTGCGCCACGCCTTCAGAGTATTTTGCCGAATCGGCAAAAGAATTGGGCATAAGGGATGAACTGCAAAGCAGCAAGGTTTTCATTCATCGCATTTACCAGAATAAAACAGCTCAACAGACAAACGACTACCCGGAACTGCATGTTTATCTGGATGGGGATGGAACGCCCTGGGAAAACAACTGGCTAATCGCTAGCGACCCCACCGCCAGAAATCCGCTGATTCTTAATTTGATGGCGCTGGACAATACGCCATCCATTTTGCTGGGAAGGCCTTGCTATTACGGTCTGAATCAATCGCAGAATTGCAGCCCCCACTTATGGACATCGCATCGATATGCCCTACCCTTGGTCAATAGTCTGGTGGAAGTTTTACACAACTGGTTACAGGACAAACGAGTCCACCGATTGGTTTTGATTGGGTTTAGCGGCGGCGGTGCTTTGGCGACACTGATGGCCTCAAAAATACCGGCAGTCAAGACCCTCATCACCTTATCGGCAAATCTGGATACCGCCGCCTGGACGAAGCACCACGGTTATTCTCAATTGAGCGAATCTTTAAATCCAGCTCAGCAACCCCGATTACCGGCCACAATCAGCCAGGTTCACTTTGCTGCAGAAAAAGACACAAACGTACCGGCCGCAATAGTCCGGTCTTATGCTAACCAGCAACCTTCCGCCCGTTTCAGATCCATTAAAAATTATGACCATACGTGCTGCTGGACGGATCAATGGCCCGAACTACTCTCCGAGGCGCTGAATCCATGA
- the tagH gene encoding type VI secretion system-associated FHA domain protein TagH has product MALSLTLLSYKGQPLSESVTVSVDERGGSIGRSEDNDLVLSDPEKFVSRHHARISFEHGGYYLTDTSLSGVYFDMNAAPLQNNTQQLFNGTHLRVGEYEISVTISATAAPKEADSPFLNEFLETPAQIPVHEPDLFSPMLDDPFANRLLANDDEAYVEHSDLINSGDNFKEAEFQSHLPDSASPLFDSFVAPNIMSTPAEPDEIPVISSFEDLFGDSSASPWASSQPVDASNQPVDTLFDFKDPFEEESLQLAKDDEPQPSPVFVEPEPEVPGSSLLDIVETPVSQAKPERLQTFKPPAQEKTQTSTALFDAFLSGAQLDQSIKSSEPAEDTFNRIGQMFRKMVDGTVAVLRSRAEFKSLFRVNMTVIRASNNNPLKFAVTTDDVLKQLIQNKEGGFLGSVEAIEQGFEDIMNHQLAMQAGIQASLNELLKKFDPKTVEKQFEQGIVLQKKAKCWDKYQESYGVAAEEAIENFFGDAFVEAYEAQMSTLTSARKK; this is encoded by the coding sequence ATGGCTTTATCGCTAACCTTACTCTCGTATAAAGGTCAACCTTTGTCTGAATCAGTCACTGTGTCAGTGGACGAAAGGGGAGGGTCCATAGGACGCTCGGAAGATAATGATTTAGTGCTCAGTGATCCTGAAAAATTTGTTTCCAGACATCATGCTCGTATTTCCTTTGAGCACGGTGGTTACTATCTGACGGATACCAGTCTCAGTGGCGTCTATTTCGATATGAACGCCGCACCCTTGCAAAATAATACTCAACAGTTGTTTAACGGAACGCATTTACGGGTTGGTGAATACGAAATCAGCGTGACTATTTCCGCTACAGCGGCCCCTAAAGAGGCTGATTCGCCATTCTTAAATGAATTTTTGGAAACACCGGCCCAGATTCCGGTTCATGAACCGGACTTGTTTTCGCCGATGCTTGATGATCCATTTGCCAACCGCTTGTTGGCCAATGACGATGAGGCTTATGTTGAGCATTCTGACCTGATTAATTCAGGTGACAACTTCAAAGAGGCTGAATTTCAGAGTCATTTGCCGGATTCTGCATCACCGCTGTTTGATAGTTTTGTAGCGCCCAACATCATGTCAACTCCCGCTGAACCGGATGAAATACCTGTTATTTCAAGCTTTGAAGATCTTTTTGGCGACTCATCCGCTAGTCCCTGGGCGTCTTCTCAACCGGTTGATGCCAGCAATCAACCCGTGGATACCTTGTTTGATTTTAAAGATCCTTTCGAGGAAGAGTCGCTTCAACTCGCAAAAGACGATGAGCCGCAACCCTCACCTGTTTTTGTTGAACCGGAGCCCGAGGTGCCCGGCAGTAGTCTATTGGATATTGTCGAAACGCCGGTATCTCAAGCCAAACCAGAACGTCTACAAACGTTCAAGCCGCCCGCTCAGGAAAAAACTCAGACCTCAACCGCGTTGTTCGATGCATTTTTGTCCGGTGCGCAACTGGATCAAAGCATAAAGAGCTCCGAACCGGCTGAAGACACGTTTAACCGAATCGGCCAGATGTTCAGAAAAATGGTCGATGGCACTGTCGCTGTATTAAGAAGCCGAGCAGAATTTAAAAGCCTGTTTCGGGTCAATATGACGGTCATCAGAGCCTCAAATAATAACCCATTGAAATTTGCAGTTACCACGGATGATGTACTCAAGCAATTGATTCAAAATAAGGAAGGTGGCTTTTTAGGATCAGTTGAAGCCATCGAACAGGGCTTCGAAGACATCATGAATCATCAATTGGCCATGCAGGCAGGCATCCAGGCCTCTTTGAATGAATTGTTAAAAAAATTTGATCCAAAGACGGTAGAAAAACAATTTGAGCAAGGCATCGTTTTACAAAAGAAAGCCAAGTGTTGGGACAAATACCAGGAGTCGTATGGTGTTGCCGCTGAAGAAGCCATAGAAAATTTTTTCGGTGACGCGTTCGTTGAAGCGTATGAAGCTCAGATGAGCACGCTGACTTCGGCGAGAAAAAAATAA
- the icmH gene encoding type IVB secretion system protein IcmH/DotU: MTVNQDDPFGNYIDDDKTILRPNPGGRKPKPQDPVSPKSSDVRPSQPVTLPEGLHEQLGHSDTNPLTQCALSLLSLVAQLRNTSSHPDIAGLRSSIINEVKRFETTSLQRGVPADQVQAARYCLCTLLDETVLNTPWGNNSLWSTQSLLITFHKEAWGGEKFFQILKNIMQQPGTHLHLLELLYFCLCLGFEGKYRIQEHGMTRLEEVRENLYQIIQRQRGDYEQELSISWQGIKDKRNVLSRLVPLWVIGSVVGVTLMLVFLGFLYLINAASSPLLAKLYNIKDSLSFQASVAAPVITPAPELQAAAEPAFSLYDDINTFLAPEIARGEIALDRKNGKIILRITGKGFFSSGSDNITDRYFPLLDKIGKALSKVTDNILIVGHTDSDPIFSARFPSNWDLSQARAQSVAKVLSGNVSVNATITSEGRAETQPLVPNDSAEHKAMNRRVDIIF; the protein is encoded by the coding sequence ATGACAGTGAATCAAGACGATCCCTTCGGAAATTACATCGACGATGACAAAACCATACTCAGACCTAACCCGGGCGGCCGAAAACCGAAACCGCAAGATCCGGTCAGCCCGAAATCGTCTGATGTTAGACCCTCCCAGCCTGTTACGCTTCCTGAAGGGCTACACGAACAGTTAGGCCATTCGGACACCAATCCACTCACCCAATGTGCGTTGTCGTTGCTGTCTCTGGTTGCACAATTACGCAATACTTCGTCACATCCGGATATAGCCGGGCTTAGATCCAGTATTATCAATGAAGTGAAGCGCTTTGAAACCACCTCTCTACAGCGCGGAGTTCCAGCCGATCAAGTCCAGGCGGCTCGCTACTGTTTGTGTACGTTACTGGATGAGACTGTGCTCAATACACCGTGGGGTAATAACAGTCTTTGGAGTACGCAAAGTTTGTTAATCACGTTTCATAAAGAAGCGTGGGGCGGTGAGAAGTTTTTTCAAATATTAAAAAACATCATGCAACAACCCGGCACGCATTTGCATTTGCTGGAGTTGCTGTATTTCTGCCTGTGCCTTGGCTTTGAAGGGAAGTACCGGATACAGGAACACGGAATGACCCGTCTTGAAGAAGTCAGGGAAAATCTTTACCAGATCATTCAAAGACAACGCGGCGATTACGAACAGGAATTGTCGATCAGCTGGCAGGGCATAAAAGACAAACGCAATGTATTAAGCCGTTTGGTCCCGTTATGGGTGATTGGTTCAGTGGTGGGTGTGACGCTGATGCTGGTTTTTCTGGGATTTCTTTACCTGATCAATGCCGCTTCAAGTCCCTTGCTGGCAAAACTTTATAACATCAAAGACAGTTTATCCTTCCAGGCCAGCGTTGCAGCCCCGGTCATTACCCCGGCGCCCGAGCTGCAAGCGGCAGCTGAACCCGCTTTTTCATTGTACGACGATATCAACACGTTTTTAGCGCCTGAAATAGCGCGAGGTGAAATTGCCCTGGATAGAAAAAACGGCAAAATCATATTACGGATTACGGGCAAGGGATTTTTCAGTTCGGGAAGCGATAACATCACCGACCGCTATTTTCCATTGCTGGACAAAATCGGTAAGGCGCTCAGTAAAGTCACCGATAACATCCTGATCGTCGGACATACCGACAGCGACCCGATTTTTTCGGCAAGATTTCCATCGAACTGGGATTTATCGCAAGCGCGAGCTCAATCGGTTGCCAAGGTATTAAGCGGCAATGTAAGCGTTAACGCGACGATTACATCAGAAGGCCGGGCGGAAACCCAGCCTTTGGTTCCGAATGACAGCGCCGAACACAAAGCCATGAACCGGCGTGTTGATATTATTTTTTGA
- the tssJ gene encoding type VI secretion system lipoprotein TssJ, whose amino-acid sequence MTYKPLFLITALFLITFIFGCASTEEVAAPKPAEPPPPVKLSLQLEAGSALNPDAENRASPLVIRIYQLASIDKFNTSDFFALYDNDQTLLGNAVQFRQEMELKPLTDKSLTLDVKPDTRYFAVFAAFRDLDNAQWRAVLPIPFDQSSALKISLDGYTVKLEKR is encoded by the coding sequence ATGACATACAAACCTCTTTTCTTGATAACCGCGCTTTTTTTAATAACTTTTATTTTCGGTTGTGCGTCCACTGAGGAAGTTGCAGCGCCCAAACCAGCAGAACCCCCACCCCCCGTAAAACTCAGCCTTCAGCTTGAAGCAGGCTCGGCTTTGAATCCAGATGCTGAAAACAGGGCTTCTCCATTAGTCATACGCATTTATCAACTGGCTTCCATTGATAAATTCAATACCAGCGATTTTTTTGCGCTATACGATAATGACCAAACGTTGCTGGGCAATGCGGTCCAATTTCGCCAGGAAATGGAACTTAAACCGTTAACGGATAAATCGCTGACACTCGACGTAAAACCGGATACCCGATACTTTGCTGTATTTGCTGCGTTTCGAGACCTGGATAATGCTCAGTGGCGGGCTGTTTTACCCATTCCTTTTGATCAATCTTCCGCGTTGAAGATCTCGCTAGACGGGTACACGGTAAAACTTGAGAAACGCTGA
- the tssK gene encoding type VI secretion system baseplate subunit TssK, translating to MHSDDSDEEVLVNMAENNRTVWSEGMFLRPQHFQQHDRYIETLIRERCGGFNPYDWGFKKIRIDPRQLAMGKFSLTECSGVFPDGTPFNLPEDDDLPLPVDISVDTQNTIIYLSLPTRQPGNVEVDTDQVRNKLARYHAVEYDVRDHNTGNNTTSPVSVGKLHTSLMLETQERAGHLCLGVARIIESRIDKNVILDEQFIPPSVDCNAIPILKSFIKELFGLLHTRGEALGGRATEAGRGGVAEIADFMLLQMVNRVEPLFEHLQNIPAFHPESFYRLAVQLAGELSTFCKPNKRPVSFPPYQHDDLQLTFSRVMSELRDLLSSVLEQNAIPIPLTPPKYGIRGAKVPDPHLLKDAIFVLAVNAQITKEQLRSGFPTQVKIGPVEQIQQLVRSALPGITIHPLPVAPRQIPYHAGFAYFELNKQGELWKQMYQSGGFAIHIAGDFPGLELEFWAIKNG from the coding sequence ATGCACAGTGATGACAGTGACGAGGAGGTGTTAGTTAACATGGCGGAAAACAACAGGACTGTCTGGTCGGAGGGTATGTTTCTCCGCCCGCAACATTTTCAGCAGCATGATCGTTATATTGAAACGTTGATTCGTGAACGGTGTGGAGGTTTTAATCCTTATGACTGGGGATTTAAAAAAATCAGGATAGACCCGCGCCAACTGGCGATGGGTAAATTTTCATTAACCGAATGCAGCGGCGTTTTTCCTGATGGAACCCCGTTCAACTTGCCCGAAGACGATGATCTTCCTTTACCGGTTGATATTTCCGTCGACACTCAAAATACGATTATTTATCTGTCGTTGCCGACCCGCCAGCCTGGAAACGTTGAAGTGGATACCGATCAGGTCCGTAACAAACTGGCGCGCTATCATGCGGTTGAATATGACGTCAGAGACCATAACACCGGCAATAATACCACTTCGCCTGTTTCAGTCGGCAAGCTACATACTTCGTTGATGCTTGAAACACAGGAGCGTGCCGGTCATCTCTGTTTGGGGGTTGCCCGCATCATCGAGTCGAGGATTGATAAAAATGTCATCCTTGATGAACAATTCATACCTCCTTCGGTTGATTGTAATGCGATACCAATATTAAAAAGCTTCATCAAGGAATTATTCGGTTTACTGCATACCCGAGGCGAAGCATTGGGCGGCAGAGCAACCGAGGCAGGAAGAGGTGGCGTGGCCGAAATTGCTGATTTTATGCTTTTGCAAATGGTGAATCGCGTCGAACCCTTGTTTGAACATCTACAAAACATACCCGCCTTTCATCCGGAAAGTTTTTACCGTCTTGCTGTCCAACTTGCCGGCGAATTGTCTACATTTTGCAAGCCGAACAAGCGGCCGGTAAGTTTTCCGCCTTATCAGCACGATGATTTACAGCTCACTTTTTCCCGGGTCATGAGCGAATTGCGCGATCTGTTGAGTTCGGTTTTGGAACAAAATGCAATACCTATTCCGCTGACCCCACCCAAATACGGTATTCGCGGCGCCAAAGTGCCCGATCCTCATTTATTGAAAGACGCTATTTTTGTGCTGGCGGTCAATGCTCAAATCACAAAAGAGCAATTGCGCAGCGGGTTTCCGACGCAAGTCAAAATCGGGCCGGTTGAGCAAATTCAGCAATTGGTACGCTCTGCGCTGCCGGGTATTACCATCCATCCTTTGCCCGTTGCGCCAAGACAAATTCCTTATCATGCCGGATTTGCTTATTTCGAGCTGAATAAACAGGGCGAACTCTGGAAGCAGATGTATCAGTCCGGCGGTTTTGCCATTCATATTGCCGGAGATTTTCCGGGCCTTGAACTAGAGTTTTGGGCAATCAAAAACGGGTAA